The Impatiens glandulifera chromosome 3, dImpGla2.1, whole genome shotgun sequence genome contains a region encoding:
- the LOC124928790 gene encoding putative invertase inhibitor, which yields MLLSMTTFTSASLKASSFVVQICGESQNPSMCNKVLHSNPCSDTSDLKDLAYTSIGVALSNAKQSLDYVSYLAKKTADPKLKDRYKTCAENYDTTVEDLSQSNTFLEKDDISSFWTYASSAFGGPATCKDSFEGMPAATAQLNEVNKKLTLHTHIVLTIAANLSLTSASSLVSKVCGITQNPSQCNHVLGSNPRAAEADIKGLGYISIDIALSNAKHSFGYVSSLVKTTTDPTLEGRYDTCAENYDDTVDRLSQCKTFLDNGDISSFQTYASAAFTNIDTCVDSFEGPPAAPAKLDVVNKKASGLIGIVLAVGALLDGQ from the exons ATGCTACTTAGCATGACAACATTTACAAGTGCAAGCCTGAAAGCAAGCTCATTTGTCGTTCAAATTTGCGGCGAATCCCAAAACCCTTCTATGTGTAACAAAGTTTTGCACTCTAATCCTTGTTCAGACACATCCGATCTTAAAGATCTAGCCTACACATCGATCGGAGTAGCCCTATCGAATGCCAAACAATCCTTAGACTATGTTTCTTATCTCGCTAAGAAGACTGCCGATCCAAAGCTCAAGGATAGGTACAAGACGTGTGCCGAGAACTACGACACGACTGTCGAAGACCTTAGCCAAAGCAATACATTCTTGGAAAAGGACGACATTTCGAGCTTTTGGACCTATGCATCATCAGCGTTTGGTGGGCCTGCCACGTGCAAAGACAGTTTTGAAGGAATGCCAGCCGCAACAGCCCAATTAAATGAAGTCAATAAAAAACTCACCTTACACACTCATATTGTGCTGACTATAGCAGCCAA CCTCTCATTAACAAGTGCAAGCTCATTAGTCTCCAAAGTTTGCGGCATAACCCAAAACCCTTCCCAATGTAACCATGTTTTGGGCTCTAATCCTCGGGCAGCCGAAGCAGATATTAAGGGTCTGGGCTACATATCGATCGACATAGCCTTGTCCAATGCCAAACATTCATTCGGCTATGTTTCTTCTCTAGTCAAGACGACTACAGATCCAACGCTCGAGGGCAGGTATGATACGTGTGCAGAGAACTATGACGACACTGTGGACAGACTTAGCCAATGCAAGACGTTCTTGGACAATGGCGACATTTCGAGCTTTCAGACCTATGCCTCTGCCGCTTTTACTAATATCGACACATGCGTAGACAGCTTTGAAGGCCCTCCGGCTGCACCGGCTAAACTAGACGTGGTCAATAAAAAGGCTTCGGGACTCATTGGTATTGTTTTAGCTGTAGGAGCCCTCTTGGATGGCcaataa
- the LOC124932615 gene encoding 26S proteasome non-ATPase regulatory subunit 8 homolog A encodes MDPRLTEVSQLFERFKAAFTRKDFDGCDNFLSKLKVLLTGFKSLPPLFQETPNAVQELTIARDIYEHAVVLTVKTGDLDAFERDFFQLKPYYTDAGARLSQSPQEYLILGLNLLRLLVQNRIAEFHTELELLSAAALENACIKHAVELEQSFMEGAYNRVLRARETVPHETYDYFMDLLSKTVRDEIAGCSEKAYDSLSIRDAIKILLFTSDQELLEYIKEEHPDWEVKNGLVIFQKAKDLAPSKEIPSLQLINQTLSYARELERIV; translated from the exons ATGGATCCAAGGCTTACGGAGGTTTCCCAGCTATTCGAACGATTCAAAGCTGCTTTCACAAGAAAGGATTTCGATGGCTGCGATAATTTTCTTTCTAAACTCAAG GTCTTACTGACTGGCTTCAAAAGCCTTCCGCCATTGTTTCAAGAAACACCCAATGCTGTTCAGGAGTTAACAATAGCAA GGGATATATATGAGCATGCAGTTGTTCTTACTGTGAAAACTGGGGACCTTGATGCCTTCGAGAGGGATTTCTTTCAGTTGAAACCTTACTACACAGATGCAGG TGCGCGTCTTTCACAATCCCCTCAGGAGTACCTTATCTTGGGCCTCAATTTATTGAGACTCTTAGTGCAGAATAGGATTGCAGAGTTCCACACTGAGCTGGAGTTGCTTTCCGCTGCTGCCCTTGAGAATGCTTGTATCAAACATGCTGTAGAATTAGAGCAGTCTTTTATGGAAGGTGCTTACAACCGTGTTCTACGTGCAAGAGAGACTGTACCACATGAAACCTATGATTATTTCATGGACCTTCTATCGAAGACTGTCAG AGATGAGATTGCTGGGTGCAGTGAAAAGGCATATGATTCACTTTCCATCCGAGATGCTATCAAAATCTTGCTCTTCACTTCCGACCAAGAATTGCTTGAATACATCAAAGAG GAGCACCCGGACTGGGAGGTAAAGAATGGTTTGGTGATATTCCAAAAGGCGAAAGACTTAGCACCAAGCAAGGAGATTCCATCTCTGCAGCTCATCAACCAGACTCTAAGTTATGCCCGCGAGTTGGAGCGCATTGTGTGA
- the LOC124928702 gene encoding auxin response factor 9-like isoform X1, with amino-acid sequence MENQGSFSQQNSLVDNLLYTELWKACAGPLVEIPRREEKVYYFPQGHMEQLKASTTNLKLNQRIPMFNLPSKILCRVSHAELKAEPETDEVYAQITLLPEQDKTESLSPDVSISETLKLPTVYSFTKVLTASDTSTHGGFSVLRKHATECLPPLDMTQPIPTQELVARDLHGCEWRFKHIFRGQPRRHLLTTGWSTFVTSKRLVAGDTFVFLRGENGELRVGIRRAASQQSSMPSSVISSQSMHLGVLATAKHAVVTESRFVVFYKPRTSQFIVSLNKFNEAVKRGVSIGMRFKMKFEGEDTPERSFTGTVVGVDDISPQWEGSNWRSLKVHWDEPEPASVQRPERVSPWEIEPFVQSIPPNLVQTNTAKHKRARPTNETHVLDNTSSAASAVWNPSHGSSQLTSMAESQKKVTIANSNNMLDGNWITASHMNSNKPNPTADEVEDNKGGPSRWSVASSYSPLHIAARNQRNDGPPSNPCGDQNSESVSRWRLFGVDLNSPSVGKVPPPPTSDEPLSGNLSLVETEQKSDLSKASKEQGLTKDLQSKQNNISSTRSRTKVQLQGMAVGRAVDLSALKGYEDLINDLEKMFGIQGELQERSKWQIVFTDDEGDMMLMGDDPWPEFCNMVRRIFICSSQDVKKMKAGSKLPSSAVVDSEGGIVFSSSSDPDES; translated from the exons ATGGAGAATCAAGGGTCGTTTTCGCAGCAAAATTCCTTAG TTGATAACTTGTTGTATACGGAGCTATGGAAGGCTTGTGCAGGTCCACTGGTGGAAATTCCACGGAGAGAAGAGAAAGTTTACTATTTCCCTCAAGGACATATGGAACAA TTGAAGGCATCAACTACAAATCTGAAATTGAATCAGAGGATTCCTATGTTCAATCTTCCTTCGAAGATCCTGTGTCGTGTGTCGCACGCTGAGCTTAAG GCTGAGCCAGAAACGGATGAAGTGTATGCACAGATTACTTTGTTGCCGGAACAAGAT AAAACGGAATCTTTGAGTCCTGATGTATCCATCTCTGAAACTTTGAAGCTTCCCACAGTTTATTCATTCACCAAGGTTTTAACTGCCTCAGATACAAGCACCCATGGAGGGTTTTCAGTTCTTCGGAAACACGCCACTGAATGCCTTCCTCCACTG GATATGACCCAACCAATACCTACACAAGAACTGGTAGCAAGGGACTTGCACGGCTGTGAATGGCGTTTCAAACACATCTTTCGTG GCCAACCACGGAGACATCTGCTGACTACAGGCTGGAGCACTTTTGTTACATCAAAGAGACTTGTTGCTGGGGATACCTTTGTATTTCTGAG AGGAGAAAATGGTGAATTGCGTGTTGGTATTAGACGTGCCGCTTCTCAGCAAAGCTCCATGCCTTCGTCTGTGATTTCTAGTCAGAGTATGCATTTGGGAGTGCTCGCAACTGCAAAGCATGCTGTTGTTACTGAATCCCGATTTGTTGTTTTCTACAAGCCCAG GACAAGTCAGTTCATTGTAAGCTTGAACAAATTTAACGAAGCTGTCAAAAGAGGAGTCTCGATTGGAATGCGGTTCAAAATGAAGTTTGAGGGAGAGGATACTCCTGAGAGGAG TTTTACAGGCACAGTAGTGGGTGTAGATGATATTTCCCCTCAGTGGGAGGGTTCTAATTGGCGGTCCCTGAAG GTTCATTGGGATGAACCTGAACCTGCATCAGTTCAAAGGCCTGAAAGGGTTTCACCCTGGGAAATAGAACCCTTTGTGCAATCCATTCCTCCTAACCTCGTGCAGACAAACACGGCAAAGCATAAAAGGGCGCGTCCAACAAATGAAACTCATGTACTTG ATAATACATCGTCAGCTGCATCGGCTGTCTGGAATCCATCACATGGTTCAAGTCAACTAACATCCATGGCTGAATCTCAAAAGAAAGTAACTATTGCTAATAGCAACAACATGTTGGACGGCAACTGGATAACTGCGTCGCATATGAACAGTAATAAGCCAAACCCAACTGCTGACGAAGTAGAAGATAACAAGGGAGGTCCTTCTAGATGGTCTGTTGCTTCAAGTTATTCTCCTTTGCACATAGCAGCACGAAACCAAAGAAATGACGGTCCTCCATCCAATCCGTGTGGTGATCAGAATTCAGAGTCAGTTTCTCGCTGGCGGTTATTTGGTGTCGATTTGAATAGCCCTTCTGTTGGTAAGGTTCCTCCACCACCAACAAGCGATGAGCCGTTATCGGGTAATCTTTCACTTGTTGAAACAGAGCAGAAGTCTGATCTTTCCAAGGCATCAAAGGAACAGGGGTTGACAAAAGATCTGCAGAGTAAGCAGAATAATATTAGCTCAACTAGATCTCGCACCAAG GTCCAACTGCAAGGAATGGCAGTTGGTCGGGCTGTTGACTTGAGTGCATTAAAAGGGTATGAAGATCTTATAAATGATCTGGAGAAAATGTTTGGTATACAGGGAGAGCTTCAGGAACGTAGTAAATGGCAGATTGTATTTACCGACGATGAAGGAGATATGATGCTTATGGGCGACGATCCATGGCC GGAATTCTGCAACATGGTGCGAAGGATCTTCATATGTTCAAGCCAAGACGTGAAGAAAATGAAAGCAGGGAGCAAGCTTCCATCGTCGGCAGTTGTAGACAGTGAGGGAGGGATTGTTTTCAGCAGCAGCTCAGACCCGGACGAATCCTAG
- the LOC124931591 gene encoding protein KINESIN LIGHT CHAIN-RELATED 1-like — MPGLVSVKTPHEAPELRIDVPVSNQIQNSTDRPEIVKPKTTSPAPRRLSSPSPLISRAKPSPDRASGKKKSPEKPLVDESSLDNPDLGPFLLKLARDTIASGDGPTKALEYALRASKSFERCAVDGEPSLDLAMSLHVVAAIYCSLGRFEDAIPVLEIAIKVPDVSRGTNHALAAFSGYMQLGDTHSMLGQLDQSIECYKVGLKIQSEALGETDPRVAETCRYLAEAHVQAMQFNEAEILCKRTLSIHQIHSAPASLEEAADRRLMALIYEAKGDYEAALEHLVLASMAMIANNQENEVASIDVSIGNIYMSLSRFDEAIFSYQKALAVFKSLKGDNHPSVASVFVRLADLYYRTGKLRESRTYCENASRIYAKPVPGTTSEEIASGISEISAIYESFNEPDEAIKLLQKAMKLLEDKPGQQVTVAGIQARMGVMFYVVGRYEESWSYFSSSVAKLRANGERKSAFFGVLLNQMGLACVQLFKIDEAVELFEEAREILEQERGTCDQDTIGLYSNLAATYDAMGRVDEAVEILETVVKLREEKLGTANPDFDNEKKRLVELLKEAGRSRKKKPKSLGKLMDPNARKAKKWSAFGFRN, encoded by the exons ATGCCTGGCCTGGTTTCAGTGAAGACGCCTCATGAAGCTCCTGAGCTTCGGATTGACGTTCCCGTAAGCAATCAGATCCAGAACAGTACAGATCGACCTGAGATCGTCAAACCTAAAACGACGTCGCCGGCACCAAGACGGCTTTCTTCTCCGTCTCCTTTGATTTCCCGCGCCAAGCCGTCGCCAGATCGAGCTTCTGGTAAGAAGAAGTCGCCGGAAAAGCCTCTCGTTGACGAATCCTCGCTGGATAATCCCGATCTCGGTCCATTCCTCTTGAAGCTCGCGCGTGACACTATCGCATCAGGCGACGGTCCAACTAAGGCGCTCGAGTACGCACTCAGAGCTTCCAAATCGTTCGAGAGGTGCGCTGTCGATGGAGAACCGAGTTTGGATCTCGCAATGAGCTTGCACGTTGTCGCAGCGATCTACTGTAGCTTAGGGAGGTTTGAGGACGCGATTCCGGTGCTCGAGATAGCGATTAAAGTGCCGGATGTCTCTAGAGGTACGAATCACGCTTTAGCAGCATTCTCAGGGTATATGCAACTCGGCGATACTCACTCGATGCTAGGGCAGCTGGATCAGTCCATAGAGTGTTACAAAGTTGGATTGAAAATTCAGTCGGAGGCCCTCGGCGAGACGGATCCGAGAGTCGCTGAAACTTGCAG GTACTTGGCAGAAGCTCATGTTCAAGCAATGCAATTCAATGAAGCGGAAATCTTATGCAAGAGAACTCTCAGCATACATCAAATCCATAGTGCACCTGCATCACTTGAAGAAGCTGCTGACAGAAGATTAATGGCCCTTATATACGAAGCAAAAGGAGATTACGAAGCAGCTCTTGAGCACCTCGTTCTCGCAAGCATGGCAATGATTGCAAACAACCAAGAGAATGAAGTCGCTTCAATTGATGTCAGCATTGGTAATATATACATGTCCCTGTCTCGTTTCGACGAAGCAATCTTCTCCTATCAGAAAGCCCTGGCTGTTTTCAAATCATTAAAAGGCGACAACCACCCTTCAGTTGCCTCTGTTTTCGTTCGATTAGCTGATCTATACTACAGAACAGGCAAGCTTCGAGAATCCAGAACCTATTGTGAAAACGCATCAAGAATATATGCAAAACCAGTTCCTGGAACCACTTCTGAAGAAATTGCAAGTGGAATTTCAGAAATTTCTGCCATCTACGAATCTTTTAATGAACCTGATGAGGCAATCAAGCTATTGCAGAAGGCAATGAAATTGTTGGAGGATAAACCAGGGCAACAAGTAACAGTTGCTGGTATACAAGCAAGAATGGGTGTTATGTTTTATGTAGTTGGACGTTATGAAGAATCATGGAGCTATTTCTCCAGTTCTGTGGCGAAACTTAGAGCCAATGGAGAAAGGAAATCTGCATTTTTTGGAGTTTTACTTAATCAGATGGGTTTGGCCTGTGTACAGCTATTCAAGATAGACGAAGCTGTTGAATTGTTTGAAGAAGCAAGAGAAATACTCGAGCAGGAACGTGGAACTTGCGATCAAGATACCATTGGATTGTATAGTAACCTTGCTGCCACTTATGATGCTATGGGAAG AGTAGATGAAGCAGTTGAGATACTGGAAACTGTAGTGAAGCTAAGAGAAGAGAAGCTGGGAACAGCAAATCCAGATTTCGACAATGAGAAGAAGAGATTAGTTGAGCTTCTGAAAGAGGCTGGCAGGTCTCGTAAGAAGAAACCCAAGTCACTAGGAAAACTTATGGATCCAAACGCGAGGAAGGCAAAGAAATGGTCTGCGTTTGGTTTCAGGAATTGA
- the LOC124928791 gene encoding pectinesterase inhibitor-like has product MAISPSFNMSCYLLCVSIILFSLSFTSAISLVSKVCGITQNPSQCNQVLGSNPRAAKADLKGLGYISIDIALSNAKQSFGYVSSLVKTTTDSTLKGRYDTCAENYDDTVDSLSQCKTFLDNGDISSFRTYASAALTDIDTCEDSFEGPPAAPAKLDLANKKLSGLISIVLAVGALLDGQ; this is encoded by the coding sequence ATGGCTATTTCTCCCTCTTTCAATATGAGTTGTTATTTGTTATGTGTATCTATCATCTTATTTAGCCTCTCATTTACAAGTGCAATCTCATTAGTCTCCAAAGTTTGCGGCATAACCCAAAACCCTTCCCAATGTAACCAAGTTTTGGGCTCTAATCCTCGGGCAGCCAAAGCAGATCTCAAGGGTCTGGGCTACATATCGATCGACATAGCCTTGTCCAATGCCAAACAATCATTCGGCTATGTTTCTTCTCTAGTCAAGACGACTACAGATTCAACGCTCAAGGGCAGGTATGATACGTGTGCAGAGAACTATGACGACACTGTGGACAGCCTTAGCCAATGCAAGACGTTCTTGGACAATGGCGACATTTCGAGCTTTCGAACCTATGCCTCTGCTGCTCTTACTGATATCGATACATGCGAAGACAGCTTTGAAGGCCCGCCGGCTGCACCGGCTAAACTAGACTTGGCTAATAAAAAGTTGTCGGGACTCATTAGTATTGTTTTAGCTGTAGGAGCCCTCTTGGATGGCCAgtaa
- the LOC124928793 gene encoding probable E3 ubiquitin-protein ligase RHA4A, whose translation MGLLYSSSSSSHLEGGEEKEDEEEPELRLYQAFIFSIPILFSIILLLLFYVFYLKRRIRRRSILNINTNFHHHQTLPITSTTTTTTAQPSSSSYIFRAKLQTILVDEDFIRTKDKLYVCLGDFQIGEDLHQLPTCTHVFHADCILLWLSSTSTCPLCRTQIIP comes from the exons ATGGGTTTattatattcttcttcttcttcttctcatttgGAAGGAggtgaagaaaaagaagatgaagaagagccTGAACTGAGACTGTATCAGGCATTCATATTCTCCATACCAATTCTCTTCTCCATTATCCTCTTACTACTCTTCTATGTTTTCTATCTCAagagaagaataagaagaagaagtattcttaatattaatactaatttCCATCATCATCAAACTCTTCCCATCACCTccactactactactactactgctcaaccttcttcttcttcttatatcTTCAGAGCAAAACTTCAAACAATCTTGGTTGATGAAGATTTCATAAGGACCAAGGATAAACTGTA CGTCTGTCTGGGTGACTTTCAGATTGGGGAGGACCTCCACCAGCTTCCCACGTGCACACACGTCTTCCATGCAGATTGCATACTCCTCTGGCTCTCTTCAACCTCCACTTGTCCCCTTTGCAGGACCCAAATAATACCTTAA
- the LOC124932353 gene encoding protein kish-like, protein MSALFNFHSFLTVVLLVICTCTYLKLQFPSTLVQKTGFRGFFWKASRIGERLSPWVAAGCFTMGVSIIFF, encoded by the exons ATG TCAGCTCTTTTCAACTTCCACTCTTTCTTGACGGTGGTGCTTCTGGTGATTTGCACATGTACATATCTTAAGTTGCAGTTCCCTTCAACCCTTGTGCAGAAGACAGG GTTCCGAGGGTTTTTCTGGAAGGCTTCTCGAATTG GTGAGCGCTTAAGCCCTTGGGTAGCAGCGGGATGCTTTACTATGGGagtttcaattatatttttctaa
- the LOC124928702 gene encoding auxin response factor 9-like isoform X2 has translation MEQLKASTTNLKLNQRIPMFNLPSKILCRVSHAELKAEPETDEVYAQITLLPEQDKTESLSPDVSISETLKLPTVYSFTKVLTASDTSTHGGFSVLRKHATECLPPLDMTQPIPTQELVARDLHGCEWRFKHIFRGQPRRHLLTTGWSTFVTSKRLVAGDTFVFLRGENGELRVGIRRAASQQSSMPSSVISSQSMHLGVLATAKHAVVTESRFVVFYKPRTSQFIVSLNKFNEAVKRGVSIGMRFKMKFEGEDTPERSFTGTVVGVDDISPQWEGSNWRSLKVHWDEPEPASVQRPERVSPWEIEPFVQSIPPNLVQTNTAKHKRARPTNETHVLDNTSSAASAVWNPSHGSSQLTSMAESQKKVTIANSNNMLDGNWITASHMNSNKPNPTADEVEDNKGGPSRWSVASSYSPLHIAARNQRNDGPPSNPCGDQNSESVSRWRLFGVDLNSPSVGKVPPPPTSDEPLSGNLSLVETEQKSDLSKASKEQGLTKDLQSKQNNISSTRSRTKVQLQGMAVGRAVDLSALKGYEDLINDLEKMFGIQGELQERSKWQIVFTDDEGDMMLMGDDPWPEFCNMVRRIFICSSQDVKKMKAGSKLPSSAVVDSEGGIVFSSSSDPDES, from the exons ATGGAACAA TTGAAGGCATCAACTACAAATCTGAAATTGAATCAGAGGATTCCTATGTTCAATCTTCCTTCGAAGATCCTGTGTCGTGTGTCGCACGCTGAGCTTAAG GCTGAGCCAGAAACGGATGAAGTGTATGCACAGATTACTTTGTTGCCGGAACAAGAT AAAACGGAATCTTTGAGTCCTGATGTATCCATCTCTGAAACTTTGAAGCTTCCCACAGTTTATTCATTCACCAAGGTTTTAACTGCCTCAGATACAAGCACCCATGGAGGGTTTTCAGTTCTTCGGAAACACGCCACTGAATGCCTTCCTCCACTG GATATGACCCAACCAATACCTACACAAGAACTGGTAGCAAGGGACTTGCACGGCTGTGAATGGCGTTTCAAACACATCTTTCGTG GCCAACCACGGAGACATCTGCTGACTACAGGCTGGAGCACTTTTGTTACATCAAAGAGACTTGTTGCTGGGGATACCTTTGTATTTCTGAG AGGAGAAAATGGTGAATTGCGTGTTGGTATTAGACGTGCCGCTTCTCAGCAAAGCTCCATGCCTTCGTCTGTGATTTCTAGTCAGAGTATGCATTTGGGAGTGCTCGCAACTGCAAAGCATGCTGTTGTTACTGAATCCCGATTTGTTGTTTTCTACAAGCCCAG GACAAGTCAGTTCATTGTAAGCTTGAACAAATTTAACGAAGCTGTCAAAAGAGGAGTCTCGATTGGAATGCGGTTCAAAATGAAGTTTGAGGGAGAGGATACTCCTGAGAGGAG TTTTACAGGCACAGTAGTGGGTGTAGATGATATTTCCCCTCAGTGGGAGGGTTCTAATTGGCGGTCCCTGAAG GTTCATTGGGATGAACCTGAACCTGCATCAGTTCAAAGGCCTGAAAGGGTTTCACCCTGGGAAATAGAACCCTTTGTGCAATCCATTCCTCCTAACCTCGTGCAGACAAACACGGCAAAGCATAAAAGGGCGCGTCCAACAAATGAAACTCATGTACTTG ATAATACATCGTCAGCTGCATCGGCTGTCTGGAATCCATCACATGGTTCAAGTCAACTAACATCCATGGCTGAATCTCAAAAGAAAGTAACTATTGCTAATAGCAACAACATGTTGGACGGCAACTGGATAACTGCGTCGCATATGAACAGTAATAAGCCAAACCCAACTGCTGACGAAGTAGAAGATAACAAGGGAGGTCCTTCTAGATGGTCTGTTGCTTCAAGTTATTCTCCTTTGCACATAGCAGCACGAAACCAAAGAAATGACGGTCCTCCATCCAATCCGTGTGGTGATCAGAATTCAGAGTCAGTTTCTCGCTGGCGGTTATTTGGTGTCGATTTGAATAGCCCTTCTGTTGGTAAGGTTCCTCCACCACCAACAAGCGATGAGCCGTTATCGGGTAATCTTTCACTTGTTGAAACAGAGCAGAAGTCTGATCTTTCCAAGGCATCAAAGGAACAGGGGTTGACAAAAGATCTGCAGAGTAAGCAGAATAATATTAGCTCAACTAGATCTCGCACCAAG GTCCAACTGCAAGGAATGGCAGTTGGTCGGGCTGTTGACTTGAGTGCATTAAAAGGGTATGAAGATCTTATAAATGATCTGGAGAAAATGTTTGGTATACAGGGAGAGCTTCAGGAACGTAGTAAATGGCAGATTGTATTTACCGACGATGAAGGAGATATGATGCTTATGGGCGACGATCCATGGCC GGAATTCTGCAACATGGTGCGAAGGATCTTCATATGTTCAAGCCAAGACGTGAAGAAAATGAAAGCAGGGAGCAAGCTTCCATCGTCGGCAGTTGTAGACAGTGAGGGAGGGATTGTTTTCAGCAGCAGCTCAGACCCGGACGAATCCTAG